In one Candidatus Poribacteria bacterium genomic region, the following are encoded:
- a CDS encoding FxLYD domain-containing protein codes for MNYTYRILTISLMMFIVFAMSNCSRTNKPSVDEGEEESNTELALNETYDKVRNGARLILAYNAQSNSFEGTVENTTAETLKQVRVEVHLSNGKELGPTPSTDLAPGEKTEVQLIATSTDFNGWTAHPEVGEGEHGHREEHSEHDSEHGGEHDREGKNEHN; via the coding sequence CCTATAGAATTCTCACCATCAGTCTTATGATGTTCATCGTTTTTGCTATGAGTAACTGTTCAAGGACGAACAAACCCTCTGTTGATGAGGGTGAGGAAGAATCCAATACGGAACTCGCGCTAAATGAAACCTACGATAAGGTCAGAAATGGTGCGCGACTCATATTGGCTTACAACGCGCAAAGCAATTCCTTTGAAGGCACCGTCGAGAACACCACAGCGGAAACTTTGAAGCAGGTTCGAGTTGAAGTTCACCTATCGAATGGAAAAGAGCTTGGTCCCACACCATCTACAGACCTTGCTCCCGGAGAAAAAACAGAGGTCCAACTCATCGCAACGAGCACGGACTTCAACGGGTGGACTGCGCATCCCGAAGTCGGAGAGGGTGAACACGGGCATAGGGAAGAACATAGTGAACATGACTCAGAGCATGGCGGTGAGCATGACCGGGAGGGCAAGAATGAACACAACTAA
- a CDS encoding carbohydrate binding domain-containing protein, whose amino-acid sequence MNTTKGISTYFYLLVLIGLFGFTTLAYAAKPPENILNNGDFDLNLEAWHHWTHADAAALFQPEGKKAEPVIGKKVAYVKISNAGNAVWHVQFYQQPFTLEKGTTYTYSLWAKSEKPRTVVMRILHQGDPWNEYARQTINLSETWKEFSITFKMTADDVSTRAGIIMGGQKVDVWLDHIRLYEGEYVADIDGAEPQAVDPSDKLTTTWAALKNL is encoded by the coding sequence ATGAACACAACTAAAGGGATTTCAACTTATTTCTATCTACTCGTTTTGATAGGATTGTTCGGATTCACGACGCTCGCTTATGCAGCAAAACCCCCCGAAAATATCCTCAACAATGGTGATTTCGATCTCAACCTTGAAGCATGGCACCACTGGACACATGCCGATGCCGCCGCTCTCTTTCAACCCGAAGGCAAAAAAGCGGAGCCGGTCATCGGAAAGAAAGTTGCTTATGTCAAGATCAGTAACGCAGGGAATGCAGTGTGGCACGTCCAGTTCTATCAGCAACCCTTCACGCTGGAGAAAGGCACTACCTATACCTACAGTTTGTGGGCAAAGAGCGAAAAACCGAGAACGGTCGTAATGCGCATCCTGCATCAAGGCGATCCGTGGAATGAGTATGCTCGACAGACAATCAATCTCTCTGAAACGTGGAAGGAATTCTCCATCACGTTCAAAATGACAGCGGATGATGTGAGTACACGCGCAGGCATAATTATGGGCGGACAAAAGGTGGACGTCTGGCTCGACCATATCCGTCTCTATGAAGGTGAGTACGTTGCTGACATTGATGGTGCCGAACCACAGGCTGTTGATCCTTCAGATAAATTAACAACGACATGGGCAGCTCTCAAAAACCTGTAA